In the Heterodontus francisci isolate sHetFra1 chromosome 6, sHetFra1.hap1, whole genome shotgun sequence genome, one interval contains:
- the LOC137371040 gene encoding uncharacterized protein has product MELVIVLTPIEVFQKDLLGKKKGHSIDIVLQDRRKYKAIVARQQHLKSLGTANSIMTITRSKCANKLCGKCGLSHSRQHFPAFRDLFKAYIAKRHWTCQCKKSGSKDAARSHSKTQTYRRQAQQNDNSSKESTKNLCKCKPIHEVHSETDLKQDSMRSNSQPEDEQAFHIVNLTHQVDEVKQLEAFAAINITRPKKAGKYTLKLKIDIGASANILPIQILKDMYWSRWKSMIQLPGYVHTTGHPFLAGAY; this is encoded by the coding sequence atggagctagtgattgtattgacacccattgaagtgtttcagaaagatctcttggggaaaaagaaaggtcacagcattgatataGTGCTGCAAGATCGCAGGAAATACAAAGCTATTGTAGCTCGACAGCAGCACCTGAAATCACTAGGTACAGCCAACAGTATCAtgaccataaccaggtcaaaatgTGCAAACAAGTtgtgtggtaagtgcggtctgtcccactcGCGGCAACATTTtcctgcatttcgtgacctgttCAAGGCATACATTGCAAAACGACACTGGACCTGCcagtgcaagaaatctggctccaaagacgcagccagaagccacagcaagacacagacatacagaagacaggctcagcaaaacgacaacagcagcaaggagagcacaaaaaacctgtgtaaatgcaagccaatacatgaggtccacagcgaaacagacctgaaacAAGACTCTatgaggagtaattctcagccagaagatgaacaggcattccacattgtgaacctgacacatcaggttgatgaagtcaaacaactggaagcttttgccgctATTAACATCAcgcgcccaaagaaagctggcaaatataCACTCAAGCTCAAGATTGACATTGGtgccagtgcaaatatcctaccaatccaaatactcaaagatatgtactggagtcgttggaaatcaatgatacaactgccaGGTTATGTGCACACAACGGGTCACCCCTTCCTTGCAGGGGCATACTAA